A window from Mixophyes fleayi isolate aMixFle1 chromosome 12, aMixFle1.hap1, whole genome shotgun sequence encodes these proteins:
- the LOC142108343 gene encoding olfactory receptor 12D1-like, with the protein MEKLNETSVKEFILLGLTNLPQLQTFLFITFLLFYLFTIAGNLSIVTVVVTDHGLHTPMYFFLGNLSFLDFFYSTTTVPKMLSGLLMEDNTISFHGCIVQLHVFHFLGSTEAMLLTSMSYDRYVAICNPLRYHVLMARTIYSQLAFCSWLVGFLYSLLHTILTSRLPFCRANKITHFLCDIKPLLKLACTDTHVNEGLVTIVTGSVGIGTFVLIVVSYAFIATHLQNIRSDQGRNKAFSTCTSHFTVVLLYYGTAFCTYLRPATKDSLEQDRIIAVLFTVITPALNPMIYALRNKDVKRALRKLFLEGLHLK; encoded by the coding sequence ATGGAGAAGTTAAATGAAACATCTGTAAAAGAATTCATACTTCTAGGACTCACCAACCTCCCTCAGCTACAGACGTTTCTCTTCATCACATTTCTTCTGTTCTACCTCTTTACCATTGCTGGCAACTTGAGCATTGTGACGGTGGTGGTTACTGACCATGGTCTCCATACTCCCATGTACTTTTTCTTGGGCAATCTTTCCTTCCTGGACTTTTTCTATTCAACCACAACAGTTCCAAAGATGTTGTCTGGTTTACTTATGGAGGACAATACAATATCTTTCCATGGCTGCATCGTCCAACTCCATGTCTTTCATTTCTTGGGTAGCACTGAGGCCATGCTTCTTACCTCAATGTCTTATGACAGATATGTTGCCATTTGTAACCCATTACGATACCATGTTCTCATGGCAAGAACAATATATAGTCAATTGGCATTTTGTTCCTGGCTTGTTGGCTTCTTATACTCATTGTTACACACAATTCTCACTTCTAGGCTGCCTTTCTGCAGAGCAAACAAAATCACTCATTTTTTGTGTGATATTAAACCTCTTCTGAAGTTGGCATGTACAGACACACATGTCAATGAAGGGTTGGTGACCATAGTCACTGGATCTGTAGGTATTGGCACGTTTGTTTTAATTGTGGTTTCATATGCATTTATTGCAACCCATCTTCAAAACATCCGTTCCGACCAAGGCAGAAATAAAGCCTTCTCCACTTGCACTTCTCACTTTACTGTCGTCCTTTTATATTATGGAACTGCATTCTGCACGTACCTAAGACCAGCTACTAAAGATTCCCTGGAGCAGGACAGAATCATTGCAGTCCTGTTTACAGTGATTACCCCTGCTCTAAATCCCATGATTTACGCCCTGCGGAACAAGGATGTGAAGAGAGCTCTTAGGAAATTGTTCTTAGAAGGTctacatttgaaataa